A genome region from Hymenobacter tibetensis includes the following:
- a CDS encoding dihydrodipicolinate synthase family protein — protein sequence MEKTPKGFIPVMLMPFQNDGQIDYPALTRLTELYLEAGAAGLFANCLSSEMFELSAQERLETIRHVVDVVGGAVPVVATGTFAGALNEQADFVKKVYDAGTEAVIVITGLLATEQESDAVFDERIFRLLDWTPGIPIGFYECPEPYKRVLSAKQLGQFVDTGRVTYHKDTCLDIEQVRAKLAAVEGHPFGLYDAYMGHAVESLRAGAAGLSCIQGNFFPELIVWLCNNYDNPHAAAEVEAVQQFFVKNMDVMHNVYPIVAKYSLKQRGMDISTFTRRRVGTFTSSIRQGVEALCGDYNILSRSLELV from the coding sequence ATGGAAAAAACGCCGAAGGGATTTATCCCCGTTATGCTCATGCCCTTTCAAAACGACGGGCAAATCGATTATCCTGCGCTTACTCGCTTGACAGAGTTGTACTTAGAGGCCGGCGCCGCCGGTTTGTTCGCCAATTGTTTGTCCAGCGAAATGTTCGAGCTGAGCGCGCAGGAACGGCTTGAAACCATCCGCCACGTGGTGGATGTGGTGGGCGGCGCCGTGCCCGTAGTAGCTACCGGCACCTTCGCCGGCGCCCTCAACGAGCAAGCCGACTTCGTAAAGAAAGTATACGACGCCGGCACCGAAGCCGTCATCGTCATCACCGGCCTACTAGCCACCGAGCAAGAGTCGGACGCCGTGTTCGACGAGCGAATCTTCCGGCTCTTGGATTGGACGCCGGGTATTCCTATCGGTTTCTACGAGTGCCCCGAGCCCTACAAACGCGTGTTGTCGGCCAAGCAGCTCGGGCAATTTGTAGACACGGGCCGCGTAACCTACCACAAAGACACCTGCCTCGATATCGAGCAGGTGCGCGCCAAACTCGCTGCGGTGGAAGGCCATCCTTTCGGCCTTTACGACGCCTACATGGGCCACGCCGTGGAGTCGTTGCGAGCCGGCGCGGCGGGACTGTCCTGCATTCAAGGCAATTTCTTCCCCGAACTCATTGTGTGGCTCTGCAACAACTACGACAACCCCCACGCCGCAGCGGAAGTGGAGGCGGTACAGCAGTTCTTCGTCAAAAACATGGACGTGATGCACAACGTGTATCCCATTGTGGCCAAATACTCGCTCAAGCAGCGGGGCATGGATATTTCCACTTTTACCCGCCGTCGAGTAGGCACCTTCACCAGCTCGATTCGGCAGGGCGTGGAAGCTCTCTGCGGGGATTACAACATCCTAAGCAGAAGCCTGGAACTAGTGTAA
- a CDS encoding sodium:solute symporter has protein sequence MNNLRVLDLAIIALYLVAMIAVGVYFARKNKNPEQYSSASGSIPGWAIGMSIYATFLSSNTFLGVPGKAFGTNWNAFVFSVSMPLAAWVAARYFVPFYRSTGEISAYTHLEKRFGSWARTYAVVCFLLTQLARIGSIFFGIALTLQALTGFSMEMIMLMTGICIIVYTVLGGIEAVIWTEVVQGVIKTFGALLILYLIVENMPGGVANIGTIGQQNDKFSLGGFAPDFTQSTFWVVLLYGFFINLNNFGVDQNYVQRYHTAASAKQAAKSIWLCVLLYLPASLLFFVIGTALFAYYQVHPELIEAVKLKVAAERLPLTATAAQISQTAAQLLPTDYGDKVMPHFMVTKIPPGFVGLIVSAILSAAMSTISSGMNASATVFTADIYERYFKPNLSGRQTMRMLHLGTVVVGLMGMGTGIAMIGVKSVLDVWWELSGIFAAGMLGLFLLAVISRQTRNHEALTATAIGVLVILWMTFSPSLPESFGPLRNPLHKSMIIVVGTLTIFLIGLLLSRLRKSPVVASRPEEIELPVH, from the coding sequence ATGAACAATCTGCGAGTTCTCGACCTGGCCATTATTGCGCTCTACTTGGTGGCTATGATAGCCGTGGGAGTGTATTTCGCCCGCAAAAACAAGAATCCCGAGCAATACTCCAGTGCCTCCGGCTCGATTCCGGGTTGGGCTATTGGCATGTCCATCTACGCTACTTTTCTGAGTAGCAACACCTTCTTGGGCGTGCCGGGCAAGGCATTCGGTACCAACTGGAACGCGTTTGTGTTCAGCGTCTCGATGCCGCTGGCGGCGTGGGTGGCGGCCCGCTACTTCGTGCCCTTCTACCGCAGCACCGGCGAGATTTCAGCTTATACGCACCTGGAAAAGCGTTTCGGGAGTTGGGCCCGCACCTACGCGGTGGTGTGTTTTCTGCTGACGCAGCTGGCGCGCATCGGTTCTATTTTCTTCGGTATTGCCCTCACGTTGCAGGCCCTGACGGGTTTTTCGATGGAGATGATTATGCTGATGACGGGCATCTGCATCATCGTGTACACGGTGCTCGGCGGCATTGAGGCCGTTATCTGGACCGAGGTGGTGCAGGGCGTTATCAAGACCTTCGGGGCGCTGCTGATTCTGTATCTGATTGTCGAGAATATGCCGGGCGGCGTGGCCAACATTGGCACCATCGGCCAGCAAAACGACAAGTTCAGCTTGGGTGGTTTCGCGCCCGACTTCACCCAATCCACGTTTTGGGTGGTGCTGCTTTACGGTTTCTTTATCAACCTCAACAATTTCGGGGTTGACCAGAACTACGTGCAGCGCTACCACACGGCAGCGTCGGCCAAGCAGGCCGCCAAATCCATTTGGCTGTGCGTGCTACTGTATCTGCCGGCTTCGCTGCTGTTCTTTGTTATCGGTACGGCGCTGTTTGCTTATTACCAAGTGCACCCCGAACTGATTGAGGCCGTGAAGCTGAAAGTGGCCGCCGAACGGTTGCCGCTCACCGCCACCGCGGCCCAAATCAGTCAGACGGCCGCGCAACTGCTCCCCACCGACTACGGCGACAAGGTGATGCCGCACTTCATGGTCACCAAGATTCCGCCGGGCTTCGTCGGGCTCATCGTGTCGGCCATCCTGTCGGCAGCCATGAGCACCATTAGCTCCGGGATGAATGCCTCGGCCACCGTCTTCACCGCCGACATCTACGAGCGGTACTTCAAGCCCAACCTCAGCGGCCGCCAGACGATGCGCATGCTGCACCTCGGCACGGTGGTGGTCGGACTGATGGGCATGGGCACCGGCATTGCCATGATTGGGGTGAAGAGCGTGCTGGACGTGTGGTGGGAACTGTCCGGGATTTTTGCGGCGGGCATGCTCGGGTTGTTTCTGCTGGCCGTCATTAGCCGCCAGACCCGCAACCACGAAGCCCTGACGGCCACCGCCATTGGCGTGCTGGTTATTCTTTGGATGACGTTTTCGCCCAGCCTGCCCGAGAGCTTTGGCCCGCTCCGTAACCCGTTGCACAAAAGCATGATTATCGTGGTCGGTACGCTGACCATCTTTTTAATTGGACTGCTGCTTTCCCGGCTCCGCAAAAGTCCGGTGGTAGCCAGCCGGCCCGAGGAAATCGAGCTGCCCGTCCACTAA
- a CDS encoding malectin domain-containing carbohydrate-binding protein, which translates to MPRLALPSVLLLLSWLLTANAVVGQSGLRVAVPLLDNWRTVADDKNQQAFNGFEKPNFNDQSWQTVAVPHNWDAYEGYRRLRHGNRHGYAWYRKTFPVKAAQQDARYFLFFEGVGSYATVWLNGRPVGTHAGGRTTFTLDITEAVLLDGRPNVLAVRADHPAGIQDLPWVCGGCSEERGFSEGSQPMGIFRPVQLIVTNPVRIEPFGVHIWADSTVSAQAAQLHVDSEVRNYHGKPQTVTVVNQLFDRQGKKVAEIKSKQKLAAGKTVQVQQLLPTLTQPHLWSLDDPYLYRLVTQVSAKGKVLDELETPYGIRWISWPIGPAAAKHKQFLLNGKPVFINGIAEYEHLLGQSHAFGAEQIRTRVEQMKAAGFNAFRDAHQPHNLRYQANWDSLGLLWWPQLAAHVWYDNPAFRQNFKTLLVDWVKERRNSPSIVLWGLENESTLPEDFARECTALIRQLDPTASAQRKVTTCNGGKGTDWDVPQNWTGTYGGDPNTYGADVERQVLIGEYGAWRTLDLHSEGPPVFNSGPFSEDRFTQLMELKVRLAEAAKDKTAGHFFWLFTSHDNPGRVQGGEGQRELDRIGPVNYKGLLTPWEEPTDAFYMFRANYAPKDKEPMVYIASHTWPDRWLKPGRKDSLAVYSNCDEVELFNDVNATSLGRKTRAGIGTHFQWDGVDVRYNVLYAVGYVAGKAVARDYIVLNHLPEAPGFKAFLAEAQPITAPQPGHNYLYRVNCGGPAYVDRHGSTWQADQPRTNSQTWGSESWTRDFPGLSPFFASQRRTHDPIRGTTDWPLFQSFRYGREKLRYAFPVPNGEYVVELYFVEPWLGTGGGLDCTGWRLFDVAVNNQTVLKDLDIWKEAGHDQALKKTVKVRVTDGQLVVSFPHVASGQALIAGIAIASPDATAKPAPAPQPVISALTIADQGSAAQWTTQTWLDTGNFPYTNDQATFSSLPSALYGAEWLQAPLNLASANKPRATFQVTTAADVYIGLDAKQSTAPAWLREYENTKTTLEIDYAGGRTFRVYRKRFPAGATVALGPDSRAAAPDALPYLVAVNRASTIEPAYDLKPVTGYKPATARLSGAGVVKDVVHEKESITFKEAAGGAVEWTISVGVADTYSLTLRYANQLAKPLKGKLSVALADGTVLKEEEVELVPSKPGKWNYLASSTGSMINAGSYKIKFSGTDAAGLSVSGLEVQ; encoded by the coding sequence ATGCCCCGCCTTGCTCTGCCTTCCGTTCTGCTGTTGCTTTCCTGGCTGCTAACTGCCAATGCAGTAGTGGGGCAGTCGGGTCTGCGGGTGGCGGTGCCGCTGCTAGACAATTGGCGCACGGTAGCCGACGACAAAAACCAGCAGGCCTTCAACGGCTTCGAGAAGCCTAATTTCAACGACCAAAGCTGGCAAACCGTGGCGGTGCCCCACAATTGGGACGCCTACGAAGGCTACCGGCGGCTGCGCCACGGCAACCGCCACGGCTACGCCTGGTACCGCAAAACCTTCCCCGTGAAGGCCGCCCAACAGGACGCCCGGTATTTCCTGTTTTTCGAAGGCGTGGGCTCCTACGCGACGGTGTGGCTGAACGGCCGGCCGGTGGGCACGCACGCCGGTGGCCGCACCACCTTCACCCTGGACATAACCGAAGCCGTGCTGCTCGATGGCCGCCCCAACGTGCTGGCCGTCCGCGCCGACCATCCGGCTGGCATCCAGGATTTGCCGTGGGTGTGCGGCGGCTGCTCAGAGGAAAGGGGGTTTTCAGAAGGCTCGCAGCCGATGGGCATCTTCCGGCCGGTACAGTTAATCGTTACCAATCCGGTGCGGATCGAGCCGTTTGGCGTGCACATCTGGGCCGATTCCACCGTGTCGGCGCAGGCGGCGCAATTGCACGTGGATTCGGAAGTGCGCAACTACCATGGCAAGCCGCAGACCGTAACCGTGGTTAATCAACTGTTTGATCGGCAGGGCAAGAAAGTGGCCGAAATTAAATCCAAGCAGAAGCTGGCAGCCGGTAAAACAGTGCAGGTTCAACAGTTGCTGCCGACGCTCACGCAGCCGCATTTGTGGTCATTGGACGACCCCTATCTGTATCGGCTGGTGACGCAAGTGAGTGCGAAAGGAAAAGTGCTCGACGAGCTGGAAACGCCCTATGGAATTCGTTGGATTAGCTGGCCGATTGGCCCGGCTGCCGCCAAGCACAAGCAGTTTCTGTTGAATGGCAAGCCCGTTTTCATCAACGGCATTGCCGAATACGAACACTTGCTCGGCCAAAGCCACGCCTTCGGGGCCGAGCAGATCCGGACGCGGGTAGAGCAAATGAAAGCGGCCGGTTTCAACGCCTTCCGCGACGCGCACCAGCCCCACAACCTGCGCTACCAAGCCAATTGGGATTCGTTGGGCTTGCTATGGTGGCCGCAGTTGGCCGCCCACGTGTGGTATGATAACCCGGCGTTTCGCCAGAACTTCAAAACCCTGCTCGTTGATTGGGTGAAGGAGCGGCGCAACAGCCCATCCATCGTGCTGTGGGGGCTGGAAAACGAAAGCACGTTGCCCGAAGACTTCGCCCGCGAATGCACTGCCCTCATCCGCCAACTCGACCCCACGGCCTCGGCGCAGCGCAAAGTCACGACTTGCAACGGGGGCAAGGGCACCGATTGGGACGTGCCCCAAAACTGGACCGGCACTTACGGCGGCGACCCCAATACCTACGGCGCCGACGTGGAGCGGCAGGTGCTTATTGGCGAGTATGGCGCCTGGCGCACCCTCGATCTGCACTCCGAAGGCCCGCCCGTTTTCAACAGTGGCCCGTTCAGCGAAGACCGGTTCACGCAGCTTATGGAGCTGAAAGTACGCCTCGCGGAAGCGGCCAAAGACAAAACCGCCGGTCATTTCTTCTGGCTGTTCACTTCCCACGACAACCCCGGCCGGGTGCAAGGCGGGGAGGGGCAGCGCGAACTAGACCGCATCGGCCCGGTAAATTATAAGGGCTTGCTGACGCCCTGGGAAGAGCCAACGGACGCGTTCTACATGTTCCGCGCCAACTACGCTCCCAAGGACAAAGAGCCGATGGTCTACATTGCCTCGCACACCTGGCCCGACCGGTGGCTGAAACCGGGGCGCAAAGACAGCCTTGCCGTGTACTCGAACTGCGACGAAGTGGAGCTGTTCAACGACGTGAATGCCACCTCGCTCGGCCGCAAAACCCGCGCTGGCATCGGCACCCATTTCCAGTGGGATGGGGTGGACGTACGCTACAACGTGCTCTACGCCGTGGGCTACGTGGCTGGCAAGGCCGTGGCCCGCGACTACATCGTGCTCAACCACTTGCCTGAAGCGCCCGGCTTCAAGGCGTTTCTAGCCGAGGCGCAACCCATAACGGCGCCGCAGCCGGGCCACAACTACCTGTACCGCGTGAACTGCGGCGGGCCGGCGTACGTGGACCGTCACGGCAGCACCTGGCAGGCCGATCAGCCCCGCACCAACTCCCAAACGTGGGGTTCTGAATCGTGGACGCGGGACTTTCCCGGCTTGTCGCCGTTTTTCGCCAGCCAGCGCCGCACCCACGACCCCATCCGAGGCACCACCGACTGGCCGCTGTTTCAGAGCTTCCGCTACGGCCGCGAAAAACTGCGCTACGCCTTCCCGGTGCCCAACGGCGAATACGTGGTGGAACTGTACTTCGTGGAGCCCTGGCTCGGCACCGGCGGCGGGCTCGACTGCACCGGCTGGCGCTTGTTCGACGTGGCCGTTAACAACCAGACAGTACTTAAGGACCTGGACATCTGGAAGGAAGCGGGCCACGACCAAGCCCTGAAAAAGACGGTGAAAGTGCGCGTGACGGATGGGCAGCTCGTCGTGTCGTTTCCGCACGTAGCATCCGGGCAGGCCCTAATTGCCGGCATTGCCATTGCCAGCCCCGACGCCACTGCGAAGCCCGCGCCCGCCCCGCAGCCCGTTATCAGTGCCCTAACCATTGCCGACCAAGGCTCGGCGGCGCAATGGACAACCCAAACCTGGCTGGATACCGGCAATTTCCCCTATACCAACGACCAAGCCACCTTCAGCAGCTTGCCTTCCGCCTTGTACGGCGCCGAGTGGCTGCAGGCGCCGCTAAACCTAGCTTCCGCGAACAAACCCCGCGCTACCTTCCAAGTAACCACCGCGGCCGACGTGTACATCGGTCTGGATGCCAAGCAAAGCACCGCGCCCGCTTGGCTGCGCGAATACGAGAACACCAAAACCACGCTGGAAATCGACTACGCCGGTGGCCGCACGTTCCGCGTGTACCGCAAGCGGTTTCCGGCCGGCGCTACCGTCGCGCTCGGCCCCGATAGCCGCGCCGCTGCCCCGGACGCCTTGCCTTACCTGGTGGCCGTCAACCGCGCCTCCACCATCGAGCCGGCTTACGACCTGAAGCCCGTGACTGGCTACAAGCCGGCCACGGCTCGCCTCTCGGGCGCCGGCGTGGTGAAAGACGTGGTGCACGAAAAGGAAAGTATTACCTTCAAAGAGGCTGCTGGTGGGGCCGTGGAGTGGACCATCAGCGTAGGCGTTGCCGATACGTATTCTCTGACGTTGCGCTACGCCAACCAGCTAGCTAAGCCACTGAAAGGCAAGCTTTCCGTGGCCCTGGCCGATGGCACGGTGCTCAAGGAAGAAGAGGTGGAACTGGTGCCTTCCAAACCCGGCAAGTGGAACTACCTGGCTAGCTCCACCGGCTCGATGATCAACGCGGGCAGCTACAAGATCAAATTCAGCGGTACTGATGCCGCCGGGCTCAGCGTATCGGGGTTGGAAGTGCAATAA
- a CDS encoding fucose isomerase: protein MLLIASGDLRLAANQNCWAAQYAMEGQLGAAIARQGWTVKRAHTYDLEKQHGFIDSQKMGMEVFRSIDPQQPLIVAESVWQYSHHVLAGLTTHQGPILTVANWSGQWPGLVGMLNLNGCLTKAGVAYSTLWSEDFTDAFFENSLQQWLTEGRITHDHSHVKSFSGVTLPSADELIGRTFGQKFRQNKAIMGVFDEGCMGMYNAIVPDELLHPTGVFKERLSQATLYAAMRDVTDSEAHTVLDWLLAKRMKFNWGSNEATQLTRAQTLEQCKMYIAAVRIAAEFGCDTIGIQYQQGLKDLTVASDLVEGLLNNTERPPVFLKTGEELYPGQALPHFNEVDECAGLDALLTYRLWNELGLSGETTLHDLRWGQSFDTGGGEEFVWVFLISGAAPPAHFIGGYEGAVSERQPPMYFRLGGGSLKGISRPGSLVWSRIYVMNNKLHCDLGVGEAVALPPAETERRWQETTSEWPIMHAVLRGVSRNQMMARHKANHIQVVYTPYEAKAHQACRIKAAALAELGVEVHFCGEVAGITAPIMQAQAVLPG, encoded by the coding sequence GTGTTGTTAATCGCCAGCGGTGATTTGCGACTCGCGGCCAACCAGAACTGCTGGGCAGCGCAATACGCCATGGAAGGCCAGTTGGGAGCCGCTATTGCCCGGCAAGGCTGGACGGTGAAGCGGGCCCACACCTACGACTTAGAAAAGCAACACGGCTTCATCGACTCGCAGAAGATGGGCATGGAGGTGTTCCGCAGCATCGACCCGCAGCAGCCGCTCATCGTGGCCGAAAGCGTGTGGCAGTATTCGCACCACGTGCTGGCCGGCCTCACCACCCACCAAGGCCCCATCCTGACGGTGGCCAACTGGAGCGGACAATGGCCCGGCCTGGTAGGCATGCTGAACCTGAACGGCTGCCTCACTAAAGCCGGCGTGGCTTACAGCACGCTGTGGAGCGAAGATTTCACCGATGCTTTCTTTGAAAACAGCTTGCAGCAATGGCTAACCGAAGGCCGCATCACCCACGACCACAGCCACGTCAAGAGCTTTTCCGGCGTGACGTTGCCTTCTGCCGACGAGCTGATTGGCCGCACGTTCGGCCAGAAATTCCGGCAAAACAAGGCCATCATGGGCGTATTCGACGAAGGGTGCATGGGCATGTACAACGCCATTGTGCCCGACGAGCTGCTGCACCCCACGGGCGTGTTCAAGGAGCGCCTCAGCCAGGCCACGCTCTACGCCGCCATGCGCGACGTAACCGACAGCGAAGCCCACACCGTGCTCGACTGGCTGCTAGCCAAGCGCATGAAATTTAATTGGGGCAGCAACGAAGCAACCCAACTCACCCGCGCCCAAACCCTGGAACAGTGCAAGATGTACATTGCCGCCGTGCGCATTGCCGCCGAGTTCGGCTGCGACACCATTGGCATCCAGTATCAGCAGGGCCTCAAGGATTTAACCGTAGCCAGCGACCTGGTAGAAGGCTTGCTCAACAACACCGAGCGGCCCCCCGTCTTCTTGAAAACTGGCGAGGAACTGTACCCCGGCCAGGCGCTGCCGCACTTCAACGAAGTGGATGAGTGCGCCGGCCTCGATGCGCTGCTTACCTACCGCTTGTGGAACGAGCTGGGCTTGTCGGGTGAGACGACGCTGCACGATTTGCGTTGGGGCCAGTCGTTTGACACCGGGGGGGGCGAGGAATTTGTGTGGGTGTTCCTGATTTCGGGCGCCGCGCCGCCGGCCCACTTTATTGGGGGCTACGAGGGCGCCGTTAGTGAGCGGCAGCCGCCCATGTATTTCCGCTTGGGTGGGGGTAGTTTGAAGGGTATTAGCCGGCCGGGTTCACTGGTTTGGAGCCGGATTTACGTGATGAACAACAAGTTGCACTGCGACTTGGGCGTGGGCGAAGCCGTAGCGCTGCCCCCGGCCGAAACCGAGCGCCGCTGGCAAGAAACCACGTCGGAGTGGCCCATTATGCACGCCGTCCTGCGGGGCGTGAGCCGCAACCAGATGATGGCCCGCCATAAAGCCAACCACATCCAAGTGGTGTACACGCCCTACGAAGCCAAGGCGCACCAGGCCTGCCGCATCAAGGCGGCGGCCCTCGCCGAACTCGGTGTGGAAGTGCACTTCTGCGGCGAAGTAGCCGGCATTACGGCCCCGATTATGCAGGCCCAAGCCGTGTTGCCCGGCTAA
- a CDS encoding AraC family transcriptional regulator, which produces MKAHFHKIPVNNQSSFSIRHDRKPNFGTIWHYHPELELHYVIKGEGVRLVGDNISNFSAGEIILLGANLPHTWRCNEEYFQCNPELEVEAVVIQFLPECLGRYLLGLPEAYLIPKLFEKAKSGLILSGEAKTRLAPLMLAAVHATDLDRIIIFLSILKILSETTEIETIASEHHAFKQSNESDVQRINKVCNYTLSNYKKEITLEEIASISNLSVTSFCRYFKLITKKTYYDFLIEIRISQSCRLLIEDKLPTEVICFECGFNNVSNFYRHFKKITKMTPLEYKKKYLHSYKELAAA; this is translated from the coding sequence ATGAAAGCCCACTTTCACAAAATCCCAGTTAACAACCAGAGTTCCTTTAGCATCCGCCACGACCGGAAGCCCAACTTTGGTACCATCTGGCATTATCACCCGGAGCTTGAACTGCACTATGTGATTAAGGGGGAAGGCGTGCGCTTGGTGGGCGACAACATCAGCAACTTTTCGGCGGGCGAAATTATCCTATTAGGTGCCAACCTGCCCCATACCTGGCGCTGCAACGAAGAGTATTTCCAGTGCAATCCGGAGCTGGAAGTGGAAGCTGTGGTAATTCAGTTTCTACCTGAGTGCCTAGGCCGTTACTTGCTGGGTTTGCCCGAAGCCTACTTGATACCCAAGCTGTTCGAGAAAGCGAAAAGCGGCCTGATTCTGAGCGGGGAAGCCAAGACCCGGCTAGCGCCGCTGATGCTGGCCGCCGTGCACGCCACCGACCTCGACCGCATCATCATCTTTTTGTCCATTCTCAAAATCCTGTCGGAGACGACGGAAATCGAGACGATTGCCTCCGAGCACCACGCCTTCAAGCAAAGCAACGAATCGGATGTGCAGCGCATCAACAAGGTGTGCAACTACACGCTGTCCAACTACAAAAAAGAAATCACGCTCGAAGAAATTGCCTCTATCAGTAACCTGAGCGTGACTTCTTTCTGTCGGTACTTTAAGCTGATCACCAAGAAAACCTACTACGACTTCCTCATCGAGATTCGCATCAGTCAGTCTTGCCGCTTGCTAATCGAGGACAAGCTGCCTACCGAGGTAATCTGTTTTGAATGCGGCTTCAACAACGTGTCCAACTTCTACCGGCACTTCAAGAAAATCACCAAAATGACGCCGCTTGAGTACAAGAAGAAGTACCTGCACAGCTACAAAGAGCTGGCCGCGGCTTAA